A single region of the Coffea eugenioides isolate CCC68of unplaced genomic scaffold, Ceug_1.0 ScVebR1_1999;HRSCAF=2946, whole genome shotgun sequence genome encodes:
- the LOC113756119 gene encoding disease resistance protein RFL1-like, translating into MEIGCGIMRIRKMIQVFGKALVEKTAELIVVDYMGRSDMDNMQSLKRKWQELCCKASDVEEEVKGEEMSGKKKRKREVDGWLKDVKKLSPEIDALERRGSSWRLPLKEDPVGKLQLQVEELIQQSHHFNGLVLDTYDKIGEPCLPTKLFGVKFEEALQRIWPCLVTDDISSIGIYGMGGVGKTTLARHIEYHLLEKNKYRVLWVTVSQENFSITSLQDKIANVLGIRLSNRDEEEVRADILRGAFSRMKRLVVLILDDVWEEFCLDRVGIPLHPNKCRLILTTRSLEVCNRIQCQRKFDLQTLDKDEAWDLFKYRLGSETLLQGDLDNIAKSIVEECGGLPLGIITVAGSMRGVSDICEWRNALEQLKTCSIGYDEMERDVFPILEWSFNRLSKCEKNCFLYCCLYPEDRKIQREELIDLFIWAELMSKRGSTSKAFDQGQTILNKLIRVCLLEETRDSEGDDCVKMHDLVRDMALRITHGNSKPESSRDDVPRFLVKSLGQEHSIVALEQEEWTEDLRAVSFYSQTLKGTKIPPAWSPNCPKLSTLLLSRVSIKEIPDSFFRHMCGLKVLNLSQCYNITELPNFVSDLVNLTALILEGCGGLRFVPPLGKLKQLRDLDLSRTEIEDLPEGWESLVNLESLNLRECWAVRRKIIPKGTFSQLHRLQWLLLPYGRVQVMDLEVLNQLEVFIGCLPFTDFYIITRWPKYYNVYINNILTEDPFYDGDSDCEDQEKQLYFHQFKLGRGWNYLPDDMKSLTIEDCEGMVIRCLSDAFRNFTNLSHLSKLVIEDLIGIEFLWQLSFASPRDQLEVSSFSPLRDLQVLSLNRLPNLVGLFYGDSEPYLLPASTFSSLKELWISRCHNMKQLFTLQLLQNLQNLEILGVEDCEGLEEIAADGFQLTSSGATATVILPKLKFLNLCWLPQLNNICKAALICNSIYQIEISGCPKAKRLPLFLPTINGLPSLPSTLHKIKGDKEWWESLEWENPCAKNALDPYFTTQ; encoded by the exons ATGGAGATTGGGTGTGGGATAATGAGAATCCGTAAG ATGATACAAGTATTTGGGAAAGCTTTGGTAGAAAAGACGGCAGAGTTGATTGTAGTAGATTACATGGGAAGGAGCGACATGGACAACATGCAATCACTGAAAAGGAAATGGCAAGAATTGTGCTGCAAAGCATCTGACGTAGAAGAAGAAGTGAAGGGAGAAGAAATGTCaggtaaaaagaaaaggaaacgtGAAGTTGATGGTTGGTTGAAGGACGTTAAAAAATTAAGTCCTGAaattgatgcattggaaagaaGAGGATCATCTTGGAGGCTTCCACTAAAGGAGGATCCTGTAGGAAAGCTGCAGCTTCAGGTGGAAGAACTTATTCAGCAGAGCCACCATTTCAATGGGCTTGTGCTCGATACTTATGACAAAATTGGGGAGCCATGCCTGCCAACCAAATTGTTTGGAGTAAAGTTCGAGGAAGCTTTGCAGAGAATTTGGCCATGCTTGGTGACCGATGATATATCAAGCATTGGGATTTATGGTATGGGCGGAGTTGGTAAGACCACACTGGCGAGGCACATTGAGTACCATCTTTTAGAAAAGAACAAATATCGCGTGCTTTGGGTTACAGTATCTCAAGAAAATTTCAGTATCACCAGTTTGCAGGATAAGATTGCCAATGTCTTAGGCATTCGTCTGTCAAATAGGGATGAGGAAGAAGTCAGGGCAGATATATTGCGTGGGGCATTCAGCAGAATGAAGAGATTAGTAGTGCTCATTTTGGATGATGTTTGGGAAGAATTTTGTTTAGACAGGGTAGGGATTCCTCTTCATCCAAACAAGTGCAGATTGATTTTGACTACACGCTCACTGGAAGTGTGCAACAGGATACAATGCCAAAGAAAATTTGATTTGCAAACTTTGGACAAAGACGAAGCTTGGGATTTGTTCAAGTATAGACTTGGCAGCGAGACCTTGCTTCAAGGAGATTTGGACAATATTGCCAAGTCCATAGTGGAAGAGTGTGGTGGTTTGCCTCTTGGTATTATCACAGTGGCTGGAAGCATGAGAGGTGTGAGCGATATTTGTGAGTGGAGAAATGCATTGGAACAATTGAAAACATGTTCAATAGGGTATGATGAGATGGAACGAGATGTGTTTCCCATTCTGGAATGGAGTTTCAATCGCCTGAGCAAATGTGAAAAGAATTGCTTCTTGTATTGCTGTCTTTATCCGGAAGATCGGAAAATACAAAGAGAGGAACTAATAGACCTCTTTATTTGGGCAGAGCTGATGTCAAAACGGGGCTCAACGTCAAAAGCATTCGATCAAGGTCAAACGATATTAAACAAACTGATAAGAGTTTGCTTGCTGGAAGAAACTAGAGATTCTGAAGGGGATGACTGTGTGAAGATGCATGATTTGGTCAGAGACATGGCATTAAGGATCACGCATGGAAACTCCAAACCAGAGAGCAGCAGAGATGATGTACCACGATTCTTGGTGAAAAGCTTAGGACAGGAACATTCAATAGTAGCACTGGAACAAGAAGAGTGGACAGAAGATCTCCGTGCAGTTTCCTTCTATTCACAAACTTTAAAAGGAACAAAAATTCCACCAGCCTGGTCACCAAATTGTCCTAAGCTCTCAACCTTGCTTCTTTCTCGGGTTTCCATAAAAGAAATCCCAGATTCATTCTTTCGGCACATGTGTGGACTTAAAGTTTTGAATCTATCTCAGTGCTACAATATAACAGAACTGCCTAATTTTGTTTCAGACTTGGTGAATCTCACTGCTCTGATTTTGGAGGGTTGTGGAGGCCTCCGATTTGTGCCACCACTGGGAAAGCTCAAGCAATTGAGGGATTTGGATCTATCCAGAACTGAGATTGAGGATTTACCTGAAGGCTGGGAGTCACTGGTCAACCTCGAAAGTCTTAACTTGCGTGAGTGTTGGGCTGTAAGACGAAAGATAATACCAAAAGGGACATTTTCCCAATTGCACCGTCTTCAATGGCTATTATTGCCATATGGTAGGGTACAAGTTATGGATTTAGAAGTGTTGAACCAATTAGAAGTTTTTATAGGATGTTTGCCTTTTACGGACTTTTATATAATTACTCGGTGGCCAAAATACTATAATGTTTATATCAATAACATCTTAACTGAGGATCCGTTTTATGACGGGGACAGTGATTGTGAGGACCAGGAGAAACAACTGTATTTCCATCAGTTTAAGCTTGGTAGAGGATGGAACTATCTGCCAGATGACATGAAAAGTTTGACAATCGAGGATTGTGAGGGCATGGTCATTAGGTGCTTGTCAGATGCTTTTAGGAATTTTACAAATTTAAGCCACTTATCTAAATTGGTTATTGAGGATTTGATTGGAATAGAGTTCCTCTGGCAATTGTCCTTCGCTTCTCCACGTGATCAGTTGGAAGTCTCGTCTTTTAGTCCACTCCGTGATCTCCAAGTGCTAAGCCTCAACAGGTTGCCAAATCTGGTTGGTCTATTTTACGGAGACTCAGAACCATATTTGCTTCCAGCTAGCACCTTTTCTTCCCTTAAAGAATTGTGGATTTCTAGATGTCACAACATGAAGCAGCTATTCACACTGCAGTTGCTGCAGAACCTTCAAAATCTTGAAATATTAGGAGTTGAAGATTGTGAAGGACTGGAGGAGATAGCAGCAGATGGCTTCCAATTGACTTCAAGTGGAGCCACCGCAACAGTCATCCTTCCAAAATTAAAGTTTTTGAATCTGTGTTGGCTGCCACAATTGAATAATATTTGCAAGGCAGCCTTGATCTGCAATTCAATCTATCAGATTGAAATATCCGGTTGTCCAAAGGCAAAGAGGCTGCCTTTGTTTCTTCCTACCATCAACGGACTACCATCTCTTCCTAGCACTCTTCATAAAATCAAGGGAGATAAAGAGTGGTGGGAATCGTTAGAGTGGGAAAATCCTTGtgccaaaaatgcccttgaccCATATTTTACCACGCAGTAG